DNA from Bacteroidota bacterium:
CTGAAAAACCGGCAATTTTAAAGAAAGTTGAAGAAATATTGAAAAGAGAAAAAGCTTCGGATTGGTGGGATAACATTAGTGAGAAAGAAAGAGATGCTATTGAGCAGGGTGTAGCAGAAGCAGATAAGGGTAATCTTATTCAACATGAACACGTGATGAATGAAGCTCGTGAGAAATACAAGAAAAGCTTTTGTAACAAAATATAGTTCTCTTTATTATCGTGTAAAGCCAAGGAAAAAAGAAATTGAATTAATTGTGTTTTGGGATAATAGGAAGGATCTAGTATTTAATAGCTTAGAAAAATGAGTAATAACACAATTTTTTCACATTAGTCTCTCTCTCATAGGACAATGATGAATTGAAATCCAATGTCCCTTTTCAGGAGACACTGAGAAACTGGAAATGTTTTTACTCAAACAATTCTTCAATCTCGTTTTTATTCATGGATCGTAGTGGATTATTCGAGTTGATAAATGTATCTGCCAATCCTTTTTTGGATCGCTGCAAGTTCAGGATTTTCTCTTCAATACTATCTTTGGTAATAAATTTATAGGCAAATACTTTTTTGTCTTGTCCAATACGATGTGCACGGTTTATGGCCTGACTTTCAACTGCTGGATTCCACCACGGATCAAGTATAAAAATATAGTCAGCAGCCGTAAGGTTGAGTCCTACTCCACCCGCTTTTATACTAACTAAAAAGGATTTAATGTTAGCATCTTTCTGAAATTTATCAACCATGTTTTTTCTCTCTAGAGACTTGGTTTTTCCACTTAGAAAGAGGTAGGGATTTTTCATTTCATCCTGATGAGCAGCAAAAAGGTTCAAATGTTTTACAAAAGAAGAGAACATTAATGTTTTATGATCACCTGCCTGCGCATTATTCATAAAGCGAATTATTTCATTGAACTTTCCAGAATCCTCTTGATATTCTGGATCAACTAATAGGGGATGATTGGCAATTAATCGCAACTGCATTAATGCTTTTAAAACTGCAATCATTTTTTGACTGATATCACCACTTTTAACCTGTCCTAATAATAGATTCCTTATTTGGGATTTCTTTTCTTCGTAATAACTATGGTGCGCGTCTGTCATTGTACAGTAGTGGATTTGCTCTGTAAGGGATGGCAGGTCTTTAGCTACTTCCGATTTTGTTCTTCGAAGAATAAATGGGCCAATTAATCTTTTCAATTTTTCAGCAGCAAGTTCATCGTGTTGTTTTTCAATGGGTTTGATAAACTCCTGCTTAAAATATCGTTTATCGCCTAAAATCCCTGGATTAATGAAACTCATTTGCGACCATAAATCACTTAATGAATTTTCAATTGGTGTGCCAGTTAGTGTAATTCGATGATTTGCTTGAAGCTGCATCACGGCTTTAAAACCTTTGGAATCAGCATTTTTAATAAATTGACTTTCGTCTAAAATCACGAAATTGAAAATAATGTCTTTGAAAATTTCAATATCATTTCTGACCAAACCATAGGAGCTTATGATAATGTCGTAATACTTAAAAAGTTTGGCAGTTTTCCCTCTTTTCCCTCCTTCATGAACATAAAAGCGAAGCTTAGGTGCAAATTTCTGAATCTCATTGGCCCAATTATAAAGTAAAGATGTAGGCATTATAATTAGTGAAGTTTTTCGCTGATCAGTAGCTTGATTAGTAGTGAATAAGTTAAGCTGTATTTCAGTATTTGCTGAATCTTCAATAGGATTAATGTGTTGGTGTTTTTGTAATAAAGCCAATGCCTGCAGAGTTTTACCAAGACCCATGTCATCAGCTAAGCAGCAACCAAAGTTTTGTTCAGCCAAACTATTCATCCAGCTATATCCTGTTTTTTGATAAGGACGCAGCTGGGCTTGAATTTCTGAGGGTATTTGTAATTTATCGAGAGATTCTGGGCTATTTAAAGCCTTAAATTTTGTTTTGAAATCGCTCTCAAATCCAGGCACAGTTTCCAATACGTTAAAAAACTGTTTTTTAATTTTTATCTCTCCATCTGATTT
Protein-coding regions in this window:
- a CDS encoding ATP-dependent helicase: MNAKTASYRLVYALSIHPELGNLIEAYAVKLNPDKSFSLSFNKVNSQNLKTELYSVDATDLKIVDLIDQYSDEKIVKRFSKKVVKFSDFWKKIEDKKFVDQLRPYIEKRLSSIYQLISHHHIPLYFKGEKKEHIKDKAITFLKKQTDIVFNFSRTDEDLTYHLSIRNGKEPIKLFEKDLHVICSKPAVIILENQLHHFNAEVDSNKFKPFINKEFVHIPKDKEKQYFKSFIYNSIRKHEVNPEGFSIQLSTRNPTPKLHISKNWQDIYVFNLEFDYGVKSIAANDLNNSFVELKINDDDYQFVKHIRLPEFENNIKSHLTKIGLRLLENASYVTSDNLEKKDNSLFNLLAFLNQHEVDLAEKGIPIIQAEEEVQYFTGKIDLEISFSEKPDWFDMHAVVKFNTYEIPFIRLRKNIVNGIREYKLPDGSIAILPEEWFAEYRDVLAFAEKSDGEIKIKKQFFNVLETVPGFESDFKTKFKALNSPESLDKLQIPSEIQAQLRPYQKTGYSWMNSLAEQNFGCCLADDMGLGKTLQALALLQKHQHINPIEDSANTEIQLNLFTTNQATDQRKTSLIIMPTSLLYNWANEIQKFAPKLRFYVHEGGKRGKTAKLFKYYDIIISSYGLVRNDIEIFKDIIFNFVILDESQFIKNADSKGFKAVMQLQANHRITLTGTPIENSLSDLWSQMSFINPGILGDKRYFKQEFIKPIEKQHDELAAEKLKRLIGPFILRRTKSEVAKDLPSLTEQIHYCTMTDAHHSYYEEKKSQIRNLLLGQVKSGDISQKMIAVLKALMQLRLIANHPLLVDPEYQEDSGKFNEIIRFMNNAQAGDHKTLMFSSFVKHLNLFAAHQDEMKNPYLFLSGKTKSLERKNMVDKFQKDANIKSFLVSIKAGGVGLNLTAADYIFILDPWWNPAVESQAINRAHRIGQDKKVFAYKFITKDSIEEKILNLQRSKKGLADTFINSNNPLRSMNKNEIEELFE